Proteins encoded by one window of Streptomyces uncialis:
- a CDS encoding LCP family protein, which produces MPDESAAGQPPPPAPGRRRRPRGRHHRALVVTAWTAAGLTLLGGIGLGYVYVTLNGNIKGIDINSVLGTDRPRDKPDGSMDLLLLGSDSRSGANAEYGHEDGAARADTAMVVHVYKGHRTAGVVSIPRDTLVDRPACADGKGRTVPAASGEMFNVAYEVGGPSCAVKTVEAMSGIRMDHYVEVDFTGFKKLVDTLGGVKVTTTRAIDDPKSRLTLAAGTHTLDGEQALGLVRTRHGVGDGSDLGRIELQQAFLGALLDRIKGVGLFSDPTKLFGVADAATGAVTTDSDLDSVTKLAGFAGGLKNIGSDDLTMITLPVRYDPADPNRVLPLTRQDTMVWNALKADRPIPAAAVDGSAADQRDTAGIVGDPP; this is translated from the coding sequence ATGCCCGACGAGAGCGCGGCCGGCCAGCCCCCGCCGCCCGCCCCCGGGCGCCGGCGGCGTCCGCGCGGCCGGCACCACCGGGCACTGGTCGTCACGGCGTGGACGGCGGCGGGCCTCACCCTCCTCGGCGGGATCGGCCTCGGCTACGTGTACGTCACGCTCAACGGCAACATCAAGGGCATCGACATCAACTCCGTCCTCGGCACCGACCGCCCCCGCGACAAGCCCGACGGCTCCATGGACCTGCTGCTCCTCGGCTCCGACTCCCGCTCCGGCGCCAACGCCGAGTACGGCCATGAGGACGGGGCGGCCCGTGCCGACACCGCGATGGTCGTGCATGTGTACAAGGGCCACCGGACGGCCGGCGTCGTGTCCATCCCCCGCGACACCCTCGTGGACCGGCCCGCGTGCGCCGACGGCAAGGGGCGCACGGTGCCCGCCGCGTCGGGCGAGATGTTCAACGTCGCGTACGAGGTCGGCGGCCCGTCCTGCGCGGTCAAGACCGTGGAGGCGATGTCCGGCATCCGGATGGACCACTACGTCGAGGTGGATTTCACCGGCTTCAAGAAGCTGGTGGACACCCTCGGCGGGGTGAAGGTGACCACGACCCGCGCCATCGACGACCCCAAGAGCCGTCTCACCCTCGCCGCCGGCACCCACACCCTCGACGGGGAACAGGCCCTCGGGCTCGTCCGCACCCGGCACGGCGTCGGCGACGGCAGCGACCTCGGCCGGATCGAACTCCAGCAGGCGTTCCTCGGGGCACTGCTCGACCGGATCAAGGGCGTCGGCCTGTTCTCCGACCCCACGAAGCTCTTCGGGGTCGCGGACGCCGCCACCGGCGCGGTCACCACCGACTCCGACCTCGACTCCGTCACCAAGCTCGCCGGATTCGCCGGCGGCCTCAAGAACATCGGCTCCGACGATCTGACGATGATCACCCTCCCGGTCCGCTACGACCCCGCCGACCCCAACCGCGTCCTGCCGCTGACCAGGCAGGACACCATGGTCTGGAACGCCCTCAAGGCCGACCGGCCCATCCCCGCCGCCGCCGTCGACGGCTCGGCCGCCGACCAGCGGGACACGGCCGGGATCGTCGGCGACCCGCCCTGA
- a CDS encoding trypsin-like serine protease, with amino-acid sequence MATALALLGGAAFAVTSYDSPAAPEAAALTGETVKPPPGTDTASATPAPTVSPGTTASPRVTVAGNSTASWMAQLVYDAPGYGKHFVCAGTLVAPNKVLTAAHCLDDPRTGARQDWERRGEVAVGTNRSVTAPNAARRIDVTRAWVHPRYDARTFTHDIALLTLARPVAHTTLELAGPADTALYKAGTDAVAYGWGLTASREDTARIAPVLQKVTVPLNADPVCRVNLGTGFRAADGMFCAGQLGTGDDVTGLTSCPADSGGPLVTGNKVVGVVSWGMSRGEQVCHVSGTHEVFGKVSAYQPQLRAQVDDTDLGRDGRADLFARTRTGGGGYAHASAGHRFAAPVPVPGAWHAYDVVLQSDLDRDGLQDFVMRRTDDGAVLWRRQDTPGGAWRDTRIARDWSAHRFLVVPGDVTGDRFPDLLTVTASGTLYIHRGNGDGSLARPVAAGGGYQVYNSLRGHGDFTGDGRTDLFARTKDGKLYLLEGTGSVTHPFAVPRHVRDWVEYNGFAAPGDVTGDGRADFLARSRAGNLFLYPGTGKASRDIFAPRIRVGGGYQRYDLLG; translated from the coding sequence ATGGCCACCGCGCTCGCGCTGCTGGGCGGCGCGGCCTTCGCCGTCACCTCCTACGACAGCCCGGCGGCCCCCGAGGCCGCCGCTCTCACGGGCGAGACGGTGAAGCCGCCGCCCGGCACCGACACGGCCTCCGCCACCCCCGCCCCGACCGTCTCACCGGGAACCACCGCGTCCCCCCGGGTCACCGTCGCGGGCAACAGCACCGCGTCCTGGATGGCGCAGCTCGTGTACGACGCCCCCGGGTACGGCAAGCACTTCGTGTGCGCCGGGACGCTTGTCGCCCCCAACAAGGTCCTCACCGCCGCGCACTGCCTGGACGATCCGCGTACCGGCGCCCGTCAGGACTGGGAGCGCCGCGGGGAGGTGGCCGTCGGCACCAACCGGAGCGTCACCGCCCCGAACGCGGCGCGGCGGATCGACGTGACCCGTGCCTGGGTCCATCCCCGCTACGACGCGCGCACGTTCACCCATGACATCGCGCTGCTGACCCTGGCCCGGCCGGTCGCCCACACCACCCTGGAACTCGCGGGCCCCGCCGACACCGCGCTGTACAAGGCCGGGACCGACGCCGTCGCCTACGGCTGGGGCCTGACCGCCTCACGCGAGGACACCGCGCGTATCGCGCCGGTCCTCCAGAAGGTCACCGTGCCGCTGAACGCCGACCCGGTCTGCCGCGTCAACCTCGGTACCGGTTTCCGCGCCGCCGACGGGATGTTCTGCGCGGGACAGCTCGGCACCGGCGACGACGTGACCGGGCTGACGAGCTGTCCGGCGGACTCCGGCGGCCCGCTGGTCACCGGCAACAAGGTCGTCGGGGTGGTGTCCTGGGGGATGAGCCGCGGTGAGCAGGTGTGCCATGTCTCCGGTACGCACGAGGTGTTCGGCAAGGTCTCCGCGTACCAGCCGCAGCTGCGGGCCCAGGTCGACGACACCGACCTCGGCCGGGACGGCCGCGCCGACCTCTTCGCCCGGACCCGGACCGGCGGCGGGGGATACGCGCACGCCTCGGCGGGCCACCGCTTCGCGGCGCCCGTCCCCGTGCCGGGCGCGTGGCACGCGTACGACGTCGTCCTCCAGAGCGATCTCGACCGGGACGGCCTCCAGGACTTCGTCATGCGCCGTACCGACGACGGGGCCGTCCTGTGGCGGCGGCAGGACACACCCGGCGGGGCCTGGCGGGACACCCGTATCGCGCGGGACTGGTCCGCGCACCGCTTCCTCGTGGTGCCCGGCGATGTCACGGGCGACCGGTTCCCCGATCTGCTGACCGTCACCGCCAGCGGCACGCTGTATATCCACCGGGGCAACGGGGACGGCTCGCTGGCCCGTCCGGTCGCCGCGGGCGGCGGGTACCAGGTGTACAACTCGCTGCGCGGGCACGGCGACTTCACGGGCGACGGCCGCACGGACCTGTTCGCCCGTACCAAGGACGGCAAGCTGTACCTGCTGGAGGGCACCGGGAGCGTCACCCACCCGTTCGCCGTACCGCGGCATGTGCGGGACTGGGTGGAGTACAACGGCTTCGCGGCGCCCGGCGATGTGACCGGGGACGGCAGGGCGGACTTCCTGGCCCGCTCCCGCGCCGGGAACCTCTTCCTGTACCCGGGCACCGGCAAGGCGTCGCGCGACATCTTCGCCCCCCGTATCCGGGTCGGCGGCGGCTACCAGCGCTACGACCTGCTCGGCTGA